ATATTAGCCTTCCAGCACTTTACGCACTGTTGCCAGCAACTTGCTTTCTTCCACTGGCTTGGTGAGATAATCCTTGGCACCTTGCCGCATCCCCCAAATTCGGTCGGTTTCCTGATCTTTCGTAGTAATGATAATGACCGGAATATGCTTTGTTTCCTCACCTCGAGTCAATTGCCGGGTTGCCTGAAAACCGTTCATCCCAGGCATGACCACGTCCATGAGGATCACATCCGGCAGCTCTCGCTTAGCCAATTTAATGCCATCTTCACCATTGTCAGCTGTGAGCACATCGAAACCATGCTTGCTCATAATGCTGCTCAGCAACTGCGTTTCTGTTGGAGAATCATCCACTATCAAAACTCGAGCCATGCGTTATTACCCCTGCTTTGTATTAATCGATTCGCTCAATACACAACACCTATTCTTTGAATTTTGATCAGGAACTTTCTGTCATGCGATCGGCTGCCTGAATCTTGTCCAACTGTGCATTAATGGCGCCGAGAAGCTCATCCCGACTGAACGGTTTCGTCAGGTATTGATCAGATCCCACAATCCTACCCTTTGCGCGATCAAACAGTCCATCTTTACTCGAAAGCATGATCACGGGCGTATCTCGAAAGGCAACATTACGTTTGATTAATGCGCAGGTCTGATAACCATCCAGCCTGGGCATCATGATATCCACAAAGATAATGTCCGGGTGCACATCCGCAATTTTACCAAGCGCATCAAACCCATCGACTGCAGTGTGAACTTCGCAACCCACTTTTTTGAGCAAAGTCTCGGCCGTACGTCGGATCGTCTTACTGTCGTCAACGATCATCACCTTCAGGCCTTCAAGTGATTTTTCCATAGTCGATCCCAATAATGTCTGATCTTTCACCTATCGCGGGCTTCACACA
This genomic window from Gammaproteobacteria bacterium contains:
- a CDS encoding response regulator, which translates into the protein MARVLIVDDSPTETQLLSSIMSKHGFDVLTADNGEDGIKLAKRELPDVILMDVVMPGMNGFQATRQLTRGEETKHIPVIIITTKDQETDRIWGMRQGAKDYLTKPVEESKLLATVRKVLEG
- a CDS encoding response regulator — translated: MEKSLEGLKVMIVDDSKTIRRTAETLLKKVGCEVHTAVDGFDALGKIADVHPDIIFVDIMMPRLDGYQTCALIKRNVAFRDTPVIMLSSKDGLFDRAKGRIVGSDQYLTKPFSRDELLGAINAQLDKIQAADRMTESS